One Dama dama isolate Ldn47 chromosome 18, ASM3311817v1, whole genome shotgun sequence DNA window includes the following coding sequences:
- the LOC133072760 gene encoding taste receptor type 2 member 7-like — MISLSVIPHVIIMSAEFITGVTVNGFLIVINCNELVKSRKLTPVQLLFVCIGMSRFGLQTVLMLQGFFSVFFPLFYSTQIYGPPMLFFWMFFSSVSLWFATCLSLFYCLKVTGFTQSAFLWLKVRISKLMPWLLLGSLLTSVNIAALCVKVDYPRVVDIDVLGNATAKRTKLKTKQINEVLLVNLSLTFPLTIFVICTVILFISLYKHTHRMQNGPLGFRNTRIEAHINALRTVITFFCFFISYFGAFMANMTFSIPYGSHCFFVVKDIMAVYPSGHSVIMIWSNSKFQQPIRRLLCLRRSQ, encoded by the coding sequence ATGATCTCTTTGTCAGTTATTCCTCATGTTATCATCATGTCAGCAGAATTTATCACAGGGGTTACAGTAAATGGATTTCTTATAGTCATCAACTGTAATGAATTGGTCAAAAGCAGAAAGCTAACACCAGTGCAACTCCTGTTTGTATGTATAGGGATGTCTAGATTTGGTCTACAGACGGTGTTAATGCTACAAGGTTTTTTCTCAGTGTTCTTTCCACTCTTTTATAGCACACAAATTTATGGTCCACCAATGCTGTTTTTTTGGATGTTTTTCAGCTCTGTCAGTCTCTGGTTTGCCACCTGTCTCTCTTTATTTTACTGCCTCAAGGTAACAGGCTTCACCCAGTCTGCTTTTCTTTGGCTGAAAGTCAGGATCTCAAAGTTAATGCCTTGGCTGCTTCTGGGAAGCTTGCTGACCTCTGTGAACATTGCAGCCCTGTGTGTCAAGGTGGATTACCCTAGAGTTGTGGATATTGATGTCCTCGGGAATGCCACGGCTAAGAGGACTAAGCTCAAGACAAAGCAAATTAATGAAGTCCTTCTTGTCAACTTGTCATTAACATTTCCTCTGACCATATTTGTAATATGCACTGTTATATTATTCATTTCTCTCTACAAGCACACTCATCGGATGCAAAATGGACCTCTTGGTTTTAGAAACACCAGGATTGAAGCCCATATTAATGCATTAAGAACAGTGATAACattcttttgcttctttatttcctactttggtgccttcatggcaaatatgacATTCAGTATTCCTTATGGAAGTCATTGCTTCTTTGTGGTGAAGGATATTATGGCAGTATATCCCTCTGGCCATTCGGTTATAATGATCTGGAGTAATTCTAAGTTCCAGCAACCAATCAGGAGACTTCTCTGCCTCAGAAGGAGTCAATGA